A DNA window from Dama dama isolate Ldn47 chromosome 19, ASM3311817v1, whole genome shotgun sequence contains the following coding sequences:
- the COMMD2 gene encoding COMM domain-containing protein 2 has translation MLLDLSEEHKEHLAFLPKVDSAVVAEFGRIAVEFLRRGSNPKIYEGAARKLSVSSDTVQHGVEGLIYLLTESSKLMISELDFQDSVFVLGFPEELNKLLLQLYLDNRKEIRTILSELAPDLPSYHSLEWRLDVQLASRSLRQQIKPSVTVKLHLNQNGDLNTHVLQTDPATLLHLAQQLEQALEEVKTNHCRRVVRNIK, from the exons ATGCTGCTGGACCTGTCGGAGGAGCACAAGGAGCATCTGGCCTTCCTGCCGAAAGTGGACAGCGCGG TGGTCGCAGAGTTTGGGCGAATCGCGGTGGAGTTCCTGCGGCGTGGCTCGAACCCCAAGATCTACGAAGGCGCTGCCC GAAAACTCAGCGTGAGTAGTGACACTGTCCAACATGGTGTGGAAGGATTAATATACCTCCTCACTGAAAGTTCGAAGCTCATG ATTTCTGAACTGGATTTCCAAGACTCTGTTTTTGTTCTGGGATTTCCTGAAGAATTGAACAAATTGTTGCTTCAGCTTTATCTGGACAACAGAAAGGAGATCAGAACTATCCTGAGTGAATTGGCACCAGACCTTCCCAGTTACCACAGCCTTGAATGGCGACTGGATGTACAg CTTGCAAGCAGAAGCCTCAGGCAACAGATTAAGCCATCAGTGACTGTAAAGCTCCACCTTAATCAGAATGGAGACCTCAACACCCATGTTCTGCAGACAGACCCAGCCACCCTGCTGCACTTGGCTCAGCAGCTGGAACAGGCCTTGGAGGAGGTGAAAACAAACCACTGCAGGAGGGTCGTGCGCAACATCAAGTAG